CCGTTGATCGCCAGGTCGAACGAGGAGAGATCGCCGAGCGTGGCGCCGACGACCGCGCCGAAGGAGCCCAGCGGCTCGGCACCGGCGTTTTCGGCCGCGAGGTGGCCGAGCATGGTCGCGGCGAGCGTACGGCCGTCCTCGCGCACGGCCCGCTGGACCTCGGCGCCCTCCGGGTTGGAGGTGAGGGCGAGGACGAAGAGCCCGGCGCCGCTCTCGCGTGCCAGGTCGACGGCCGGCTTCAGCGAGCCGTAGCCGAGGTACGGAGACACGGTGAGCGCGTCGGAGAACAGCGGCGAGTCCTTGCGCAGGTAGGTCTCGGCGTAGGCGGCCATGGTCGAGCCGATGTCGCCGCGCTTGGCGTCCATCAGGACCAGGGCGCCGCGCTCGCGCGCCTCCTCGACGGCGGTCTCCAGTACGGCGAGGCCGCGTGAGCCGAAGCGCTCGAAGAACGCGGACTGTGGCTTGAAGAGTGCGACCGTCTCGCCGAGGGACTCCACGACGGTCCGGGTGAACCGTGCCAGGCCCGCGACATCGTCGTTCAGGCCCCAGTCGGCCAGCAGCGAGGCGTGCGGGTCGATGCCGACGCAGAGCGGCCCGCGCTCGTCCATGGCGCGGCGCAGGCGGGAGCCGAACGCTTCCTGAATCATGCGGTCACCTTCTTGTGCTCGGCACCGACGGCGTCGGCGAGGGTGGCGTACGGGCTGTTGCGCAGCCGGGCGGCGAGGCCCTTGTGGATCGCGCGGCACCAGAACGGGCCCTGGTAGATGAAGGCGCTGTAGCCCTGGACGAGGGTGGCGCCGGCGAGGATGCGCTGCCAGGCGTCCTCGGCGTTCTCGATGCCGCCCACCCCGATGAGGGTGATCCGGTCGCCGACCCGGGCGTAGAGGCGGCGCAGGACCTCCAGGGAGCGCCCCTTGACGGGCGCGCCGGAGAGTCCGCCGGTCTCGGCGACCAGCCGGGGGTCGGAGGTCAGGCCGAGGCCCTCGCGGGCGATGGTGGTGTTGGTGGCGATGATCCCGTCCAGGCCCAGCTCGAGGGCCAGGTCGGCGACCGCGTCCACGTCCGCGTCGGCGAGGTCGGGAGCGATCTTGACCAGCAGCGGGACCCGGCGCTCGGTGACCGTACGGTCGGCGGCCTCGCGCACGGCCGTCAGCAGCGGGCGCAGGTGGTCGACGGCCTGGAGGTTGCGCAGCCCCGGGGTGTTCGGGGAGGAGACGTTGACCACCAGGTAGTCGGCGTGCCGGGCGAGGCGCTCGGTGGAGGTGACGTAGTCGGCGGTGGCCTCGGCCTCCGGGACGACCTTGGTCTTGCCGATGTTCACGCCGACGGTGGCCGGGAAGACGGGGTTGCGGGCGGCCAGACGGGCCGCCACGGACGCGGAGCCGTCGTTGTTGAACCCCATCCGGTTGATCAGCGCGCGGTCCGGTACGAGCCGGAACAGGCGCTTCTTGGGGTTGCCGGGCTGCGGCTGGGCGGTGACCGTGCCGATCTCGACGTGGTCAAAGCCGAGCATGGTCATCCCGTCGATGGCGACGGCGTTCTTGTCGAAGCCGGCGGCCAGACCGAAGGGACCGTGCATCCGGCGGCCCAGGGCCTCGGTGCGCAGCTCCTTGTAGCGGGGCGCGAGGGCGGCCGCCAGGAAGGTGCGCAGCACGGGGAGGCGCACGGCCAGCTGGATCCAGCGGAAGGC
This Streptomyces decoyicus DNA region includes the following protein-coding sequences:
- the pyrF gene encoding orotidine-5'-phosphate decarboxylase encodes the protein MIQEAFGSRLRRAMDERGPLCVGIDPHASLLADWGLNDDVAGLARFTRTVVESLGETVALFKPQSAFFERFGSRGLAVLETAVEEARERGALVLMDAKRGDIGSTMAAYAETYLRKDSPLFSDALTVSPYLGYGSLKPAVDLARESGAGLFVLALTSNPEGAEVQRAVREDGRTLAATMLGHLAAENAGAEPLGSFGAVVGATLGDLSSFDLAINGPLLAPGIGAQGATPADLPKVFGDAVRNVVPSVSRGVLRHGPDTAALRAAAARFTDEVRTALD
- a CDS encoding quinone-dependent dihydroorotate dehydrogenase; the encoded protein is MYRLFFHLIFKRMDPEQAHHLAFRWIQLAVRLPVLRTFLAAALAPRYKELRTEALGRRMHGPFGLAAGFDKNAVAIDGMTMLGFDHVEIGTVTAQPQPGNPKKRLFRLVPDRALINRMGFNNDGSASVAARLAARNPVFPATVGVNIGKTKVVPEAEATADYVTSTERLARHADYLVVNVSSPNTPGLRNLQAVDHLRPLLTAVREAADRTVTERRVPLLVKIAPDLADADVDAVADLALELGLDGIIATNTTIAREGLGLTSDPRLVAETGGLSGAPVKGRSLEVLRRLYARVGDRITLIGVGGIENAEDAWQRILAGATLVQGYSAFIYQGPFWCRAIHKGLAARLRNSPYATLADAVGAEHKKVTA